A window of the Cannabis sativa cultivar Pink pepper isolate KNU-18-1 chromosome X, ASM2916894v1, whole genome shotgun sequence genome harbors these coding sequences:
- the LOC115699207 gene encoding uncharacterized protein LOC115699207, with amino-acid sequence MGDVYLDHYTILGLPTGKEGAKLTVDEIRKAYKTMALLLHPDKNQHDSKATAKFLRLQSSYDILMDDKTRQLFDEQLSRHFELDAKRRRMDSDLARYKEEEEEEEAKAREEARRASTEAIIAKAREDLRAIAEAKARERARLASTEAIIAKAREDLRALRAIAEANAREEARARAEAKARQELRAVAEAKAREEARLATKAREEAIAAAKVREEAIIAKAREELRAIAEAKAAREEARLATKAREEARAALIAAEKAKEAKKAAEAKSHSSFSAYYYPSSEVSLLQDQLLELVHLLFPPRHP; translated from the exons ATGGGTGATGTTTACTTGGATCACTATACCATTCTTGGGTTACCAACTGGCAAGGAAGGTGCTAAGCTCACAGTGGATGAGATTAGAAAGGCATATAAAACAATGGCCCTGTTGTTGCACCCTGATAAAAATCAACATGATTCGAAAGCCACTGCTAAATTCCTGAGGCTCCAGTCTTCATATGATATACTCATGGATGACAAGACCAGACAACTGTTTGATGAGCAGCTAAGCAGACATTTTGAACTTGATGCCAAGAGACGGAGGATGGATTCTGATTTAGCTAGA tataaggaagaagaagaagaagaagaagcaaaaGCAAGAGAAGAAGCAAGAAGAGCAAGTACTGAAGCAATAATAGCAAAGGCTAGAGAAGACTTAAGAGCAATAGCTGAAGCAAAGGCTAGAGAGAGAGCAAGACTAGCAAGTACTGAAGCAATAATAGCAAAGGCTAGAGAAGACTTAAGAGCATTAAGAGCAATAGCTGAAGCAAATGCTAGAGAGGAAGCAAGAGCAAGAGCTGAAGCAAAGGCTAGACAAGAATTAAGAGCAGTAGCTGAAGCAAAGGCTAGAGAGGAAGCAAGACTAGCAACAAAAGCAAGAGAAGAAGCTATAGCAGCAGCGAAAGTCAGAGAAGAAGCAATAATAGCAAAGGCTAGAGAAGAATTAAGAGCAATAGCTGAAGCAAAGGCGGCTAGAGAGGAAGCAAGACTAGCAACGAAAGCAAGAGAAGAAGCTAGAGCAGCACTAATAGCAGCTGAAAAAGCAAAAGAAGCAAAAAAAGCAGCCGAAGCCAAATCACACAGTTCTTTTTCTGCTTATTATTATCCGAGTTCTGAAGTTTCTCTTCTCCAGGATCAGCTTCTTGAGCTTGTGCATCTCCTTTTTCCTCCTAGACACCCTTAA